In a genomic window of uncultured Flavobacterium sp.:
- a CDS encoding MFS transporter produces the protein MKQNFYSYKNTIVLIAICLATLMFSLEISSVPVILPTLEKLLNANLKDMQWIMNIYTIGCTTVLMAAGTLADRYGRKRILIITLTLFGISSLVCGLAENIVLLIISRFFQGISGGAMLICQIATLSHQFQKGKERSKAFGIWGIILGIGLGFGPIIGGSIIAILSWKWVFLIHVPLAFLAIILVHFYVDESKDSDAKKIDIWGMITLSLSVFGLTYYITQGPDLGFSSPIALGIIIATIISFIIFLRVEKTNPYPMFDFSVFKIRNFSGAILGSIGMNFSFWPFIIYLPIYFQSYLGYDVVTVGLSLLAYTLPTLIIPPFAEYLTVKYRSGIVIPLGLFVIGLGFIVMRYGSIAEHASWLTMLPGSLLAGIGLGLTNTPVTNTTTGSVSSNRSGMASGIDMSARLITLSINIALMGYLLVEGIFSYLDTAFSKSIDSKTLHSISEKIAAGNFSSLNRDFPELSLLDSSSSILHKALAHGFEIILLYGGIGAWILALLSFILFNPRKKKNKL, from the coding sequence ATGAAGCAAAATTTTTACTCGTACAAAAACACAATTGTCTTAATTGCAATTTGTCTGGCTACATTAATGTTCTCTCTCGAAATTTCAAGTGTACCGGTTATACTTCCAACACTCGAAAAATTACTAAATGCCAATCTCAAAGACATGCAATGGATTATGAACATCTATACGATAGGTTGCACTACAGTTTTGATGGCTGCCGGAACACTTGCAGATCGATATGGCAGAAAACGTATTCTTATAATCACCTTAACTTTATTTGGCATTTCTTCATTAGTTTGTGGTTTAGCCGAAAATATAGTTTTATTGATAATCAGTCGTTTCTTTCAGGGAATAAGTGGCGGAGCAATGTTAATTTGCCAAATAGCCACTTTATCACATCAATTTCAGAAAGGAAAAGAACGTAGCAAAGCATTTGGTATTTGGGGAATTATTCTTGGTATTGGATTAGGTTTTGGTCCAATAATAGGCGGATCAATCATAGCGATTTTATCTTGGAAATGGGTATTTTTAATTCATGTTCCTCTCGCCTTTTTGGCTATTATTCTCGTTCACTTTTACGTAGACGAATCTAAAGATTCTGATGCTAAAAAAATAGATATTTGGGGTATGATTACCTTGTCTTTATCCGTATTCGGACTAACTTATTACATTACACAAGGTCCGGATCTTGGTTTTAGCAGTCCCATTGCTTTGGGTATTATAATCGCAACAATTATAAGTTTTATAATATTTTTACGCGTCGAAAAAACAAATCCTTATCCAATGTTTGACTTTTCGGTATTCAAAATTCGGAATTTTTCTGGGGCAATTCTTGGGTCAATTGGTATGAATTTTAGCTTTTGGCCTTTTATAATTTATTTACCCATTTATTTTCAAAGTTATTTAGGATACGATGTGGTAACTGTTGGTTTGTCTTTGCTCGCTTACACACTTCCAACTTTAATAATTCCACCTTTTGCCGAATATCTCACCGTTAAATATCGCTCAGGAATTGTAATTCCGTTAGGTTTGTTTGTAATCGGATTAGGTTTTATTGTTATGAGATATGGCAGTATTGCAGAACATGCCAGTTGGTTAACAATGCTTCCGGGCTCTTTACTCGCAGGAATTGGATTAGGATTAACCAATACACCAGTAACCAATACAACCACAGGATCAGTTTCTTCCAATCGTTCAGGAATGGCTTCCGGAATAGACATGAGTGCGAGATTAATTACTTTATCTATCAATATTGCTTTGATGGGATATCTATTAGTCGAAGGGATTTTTTCATACTTAGATACCGCTTTTTCCAAATCAATAGATTCAAAAACATTACATTCTATTTCAGAAAAAATAGCTGCAGGAAACTTTTCATCACTTAATAGAGACTTTCCAGAATTAAGCCTATTAGATTCGTCAAGTTCAATCTTGCATAAAGCTCTTGCTCATGGTTTTGAAATAATATTGCTTTACGGAGGAATTGGCGCTTGGATATTAGCTCTTTTGAGTTTTATATTATTTAATCCAAGAAAAAAGAAAAATAAGTTATAA
- a CDS encoding AraC family transcriptional regulator has protein sequence MRKENMHQSVEVIYKKVEDCSMVNSQLSFFQMVYVISGTGFLRINGNSILYQTGNLMLLTPNDYHTFDISTPTEFLLVKLNTEYVKEYRSKSIDHIECLLHYASHLSGCILKRKADEFLVRSIAESLIYAIDNKDIYDEDLISHYVNALIVIAARNIAVIKPSGVKVSADKRILEIINYIQGNILFPQKLKASAIAEKFDISETYIGSYFKNHCGETIQSFVSNYKIRLIEHRLSFSDMRINEIVAEFGFSDESHLNKFFKKHRNISLTGYRKAKVLPN, from the coding sequence ATGAGAAAAGAGAACATGCATCAATCCGTTGAAGTGATTTATAAAAAAGTCGAAGATTGTTCGATGGTAAATTCACAGCTTAGTTTTTTTCAAATGGTTTATGTTATTTCAGGCACAGGGTTTTTACGTATAAATGGAAATTCGATATTGTATCAAACAGGAAATCTAATGTTGCTTACGCCAAATGATTATCACACATTTGATATTTCGACGCCAACAGAGTTCTTATTGGTTAAGCTTAATACGGAATATGTAAAGGAATATCGCTCAAAAAGTATCGATCATATTGAATGTCTGCTGCATTATGCCTCGCATTTATCAGGTTGTATTTTGAAACGAAAAGCAGACGAATTTCTGGTGAGATCAATCGCCGAATCATTAATATATGCGATTGATAATAAGGATATTTATGATGAAGATTTAATTAGTCATTATGTAAATGCGCTAATAGTAATTGCTGCGCGAAATATTGCAGTAATAAAACCATCAGGCGTTAAGGTAAGTGCTGATAAGAGAATTCTGGAAATTATCAATTATATACAAGGGAATATTTTATTTCCTCAAAAATTAAAAGCTTCGGCTATTGCAGAGAAATTTGATATATCAGAGACTTATATCGGGAGTTATTTTAAGAATCATTGTGGAGAAACGATTCAGTCTTTTGTTTCCAATTATAAAATACGACTGATAGAACATCGCTTAAGTTTTAGTGATATGAGAATTAATGAAATTGTAGCCGAATTTGGTTTTTCGGACGAAAGTCACCTTAATAAATTTTTCAAGAAACATAGAAATATTAGCTTGACCGGATATAGAAAAGCTAAGGTTTTACCGAATTGA
- the rpe gene encoding ribulose-phosphate 3-epimerase translates to MKNTLIAPSVLAADFANLQRDIEMINNSQADWFHIDIMDGVFVPNISFGMPVLEAISKHAKKYIDVHLMIIDPDRYIKTFADLGANGLTVHYEACTHLHRTLQAIKAEGMKAGVAINPHTNIDLLEDVINDIDLVCIMSVNPGFGGQSFIENTYAKIQKLKALITRKNASTLIEIDGGVTSKNAKQLVEAGADVLVAGSFVFKAENPTQTIVDLKNLTNF, encoded by the coding sequence ATGAAAAATACACTTATTGCTCCTTCTGTTCTTGCGGCTGATTTTGCCAATTTACAACGTGATATCGAAATGATCAACAACAGTCAGGCTGATTGGTTTCATATCGATATTATGGACGGAGTTTTTGTTCCGAATATTTCTTTTGGAATGCCAGTTTTAGAAGCAATTTCTAAACATGCAAAAAAATATATTGATGTACATTTAATGATTATTGATCCGGACAGATACATTAAAACTTTCGCTGATTTAGGCGCTAACGGATTAACAGTGCATTATGAAGCTTGTACACATCTTCACAGAACACTTCAGGCAATTAAAGCCGAAGGAATGAAAGCTGGAGTTGCGATAAATCCACACACTAATATTGATTTATTAGAAGATGTAATTAACGATATTGACTTAGTTTGCATTATGAGCGTGAATCCAGGTTTTGGAGGACAATCTTTCATCGAAAATACTTATGCTAAAATTCAAAAGTTAAAAGCTTTAATTACACGCAAAAATGCTTCAACATTAATTGAAATTGACGGCGGTGTAACAAGCAAAAATGCAAAACAATTAGTAGAAGCCGGAGCTGATGTTTTAGTTGCCGGAAGTTTTGTATTTAAAGCCGAAAACCCAACTCAAACAATAGTCGATCTAAAAAATTTGACTAATTTTTAA
- a CDS encoding sigma-70 family RNA polymerase sigma factor, which produces MRQLKITKQVTNRETASLDKYLQEIGKVDLITADEEVELAQRIKAGDQRALEKLTKANLRFVVSVAKQYQNQGLTLPDLINEGNLGLIKAAQRFDETRGFKFISYAVWWIRQSILQALAEQSRIVRLPLNKIGSINKINKMYALLEQSNERPPSAEEIAKELDMTVNDVKESMKNSGRHLSMDAPLVEGEDSNLYDVLRSGESPNPDRELIHESLRTEIERSLETLTPREADVVRLYFGLGDQHPMTLEEIGETFDLTRERVRQIKEKAIRRLKHTSRSKILKTYLG; this is translated from the coding sequence ATGAGACAACTTAAAATCACCAAGCAGGTAACCAATCGTGAAACTGCATCGTTAGACAAATACCTACAAGAAATTGGAAAAGTTGACCTAATTACCGCTGATGAAGAGGTAGAATTAGCACAAAGAATAAAGGCTGGTGATCAAAGAGCTTTAGAAAAATTAACAAAAGCCAACCTACGTTTCGTTGTATCGGTTGCTAAACAATATCAAAATCAAGGATTAACTCTTCCAGATTTAATTAATGAAGGAAACTTAGGTTTAATTAAAGCGGCTCAACGTTTTGATGAAACTCGTGGTTTCAAATTCATCTCTTATGCCGTATGGTGGATTCGTCAATCGATTCTTCAGGCTTTGGCAGAACAATCTCGTATTGTTCGTTTACCATTAAACAAAATTGGTTCTATCAATAAAATCAACAAAATGTACGCTTTATTAGAGCAATCTAACGAGCGTCCACCTTCTGCTGAAGAAATTGCAAAAGAACTTGATATGACTGTAAATGACGTAAAAGAGTCTATGAAAAACTCTGGTCGTCACTTATCTATGGATGCTCCACTTGTTGAAGGTGAAGATTCTAACCTTTATGACGTTTTACGTTCTGGAGAATCTCCAAACCCGGACAGAGAGTTAATTCACGAATCATTGCGTACTGAAATCGAACGTTCTTTAGAAACATTAACTCCTAGAGAGGCAGATGTTGTTCGTTTATATTTTGGTCTTGGCGATCAACACCCAATGACTTTAGAAGAAATTGGAGAAACTTTCGACCTAACTCGTGAGCGTGTTCGTCAGATTAAAGAAAAAGCAATCCGTAGATTAAAACACACTTCTAGAAGTAAAATTCTTAAAACCTATTTAGGTTAA
- a CDS encoding response regulator transcription factor — protein sequence MDNINVLIIEDTPEQSDALTKVLLENNYTIAGVATSFTDAIKLFYENTVDIIIIDVFLDGKPDGITFAESINIIPNASKPFVFLTSSHDRQIFERAKLTKPFSFLMKPFNELEILYAIEMAVEKFYEQTNVFLSEEQDTVISNDYLFIKKKNSLKKVAISDILYIEVEERYCNIITEKEKFVIQISLTKISNLLDKNKFIKTHRNTIVNTDKIEEIILADNLVILKGNHKINLSDTYKDFIKKMNILS from the coding sequence ATGGATAATATCAATGTTTTAATAATAGAAGATACTCCAGAACAAAGCGATGCGCTTACCAAAGTATTGCTTGAAAACAATTATACCATTGCCGGAGTTGCCACAAGTTTTACTGATGCTATAAAGCTTTTTTACGAAAACACCGTTGATATCATCATCATCGATGTGTTTCTTGACGGAAAACCAGACGGAATTACGTTTGCTGAATCTATAAATATTATTCCGAATGCTTCAAAACCTTTTGTCTTTTTGACCAGTTCGCATGATCGCCAGATTTTTGAACGTGCAAAACTCACAAAACCTTTCAGCTTCCTGATGAAACCTTTTAATGAGTTAGAAATTCTGTATGCGATAGAAATGGCTGTAGAAAAGTTCTACGAACAAACAAATGTGTTTTTAAGCGAAGAACAAGACACGGTGATCAGCAATGATTATTTATTTATAAAGAAGAAAAACTCACTAAAAAAAGTTGCCATAAGTGACATTCTATATATCGAAGTCGAAGAACGATATTGCAATATTATTACCGAAAAAGAAAAATTTGTCATTCAGATCTCGCTTACCAAAATCAGTAATTTATTAGACAAGAATAAATTCATAAAAACGCACCGAAACACTATTGTCAATACAGACAAAATCGAAGAAATTATTCTCGCTGACAATCTTGTTATCCTAAAAGGAAACCACAAAATAAACCTAAGCGATACTTATAAAGACTTTATAAAAAAGATGAATATTTTATCCTAA
- a CDS encoding bacteriocin, with protein MKNNEVKTTSLEKTIKIKSLKPLSKNQLETIVGGPETTRGTRTGVGE; from the coding sequence ATGAAAAACAACGAAGTAAAAACCACAAGCTTAGAAAAAACGATAAAAATAAAAAGTCTTAAACCTCTTTCAAAAAATCAACTTGAAACTATTGTTGGCGGGCCGGAAACAACTAGAGGAACTAGAACTGGAGTAGGTGAATAA
- a CDS encoding bacteriocin: MKNNTTKNVNTEKNTRLKNLKPIPKNELEAIIGGPETSRGTRTEIP, encoded by the coding sequence ATGAAAAACAACACAACCAAAAACGTTAATACAGAAAAAAATACAAGATTAAAAAACCTTAAACCTATTCCTAAAAATGAACTAGAAGCTATTATTGGTGGACCAGAAACTTCCAGAGGAACTAGAACGGAGATTCCTTAA
- a CDS encoding bacteriocin — MEKASKLKNLKNLSKNQLETIVGGPETSRGTETGVGH; from the coding sequence TTGGAAAAAGCTTCAAAACTAAAAAACCTTAAAAATCTTTCTAAAAATCAACTCGAAACTATTGTTGGCGGACCAGAAACTTCAAGAGGTACTGAAACTGGAGTAGGTCACTAA
- a CDS encoding bacteriocin, with the protein MKNKEVKTTSLEKTIKIKSLKSLSKKQLETIIGGPEVSRGTKVDVTP; encoded by the coding sequence ATGAAAAACAAGGAAGTAAAAACAACAAGCTTAGAAAAAACGATAAAAATAAAAAGTCTTAAATCTCTTTCTAAAAAACAACTTGAAACTATTATTGGCGGTCCAGAAGTTTCTAGGGGGACAAAAGTAGATGTAACTCCATAA
- a CDS encoding bacteriocin, with amino-acid sequence MKNNTTKDLNTEKNTRLKNLKPIPKKELETIIGGPETSRGTKTNVP; translated from the coding sequence ATGAAAAACAACACAACCAAAGATCTAAATACAGAAAAAAATACAAGACTAAAAAACCTTAAACCCATTCCTAAAAAGGAACTAGAAACTATTATTGGCGGACCAGAAACCTCTAGAGGAACTAAGACTAATGTTCCTTAA